From Nitrospirota bacterium, a single genomic window includes:
- a CDS encoding SDR family NAD(P)-dependent oxidoreductase, translated as SRGLGRTIALAFGKRKYRIVVNYHLSDKDAQEVVSKIISSGGDAIGLQADVGDVRKVRLMVKEVMKKWGRIDVLINNAGITKDNLLLKTSDDDWDTVLKTNLKGVFNTIREVARVMVRHGGYIINISSASGLKGKAGQSSYAASKAGLIGLTKSAAIELGRFNIKVNAVLPGVLPTDMVKGSHPSVKEKAKSESVIGRLSDIEEVAEFICGLTEMDNVSGQIFNLDSRII; from the coding sequence CCTCGAGGGGGTTGGGCAGGACGATTGCATTAGCCTTCGGAAAAAGAAAATACAGGATTGTTGTTAATTACCATTTATCTGATAAGGATGCACAGGAGGTAGTGAGCAAAATAATTTCTTCAGGTGGTGATGCGATTGGTCTGCAGGCTGATGTAGGGGATGTTAGAAAAGTAAGATTGATGGTAAAAGAGGTTATGAAAAAATGGGGGAGGATAGATGTCCTGATTAATAATGCTGGTATTACAAAGGATAACCTGCTATTAAAGACATCAGATGATGACTGGGATACGGTATTGAAGACAAACCTGAAGGGGGTATTTAATACTATAAGAGAGGTAGCAAGGGTGATGGTGAGACATGGTGGTTATATAATAAATATAAGTTCTGCCTCGGGTTTAAAAGGTAAGGCAGGGCAGTCATCCTATGCCGCATCAAAGGCAGGATTGATAGGACTTACAAAGTCTGCTGCTATTGAACTGGGTAGATTTAATATAAAGGTGAATGCAGTGTTACCTGGAGTATTACCTACCGATATGGTGAAAGGAAGTCATCCTTCTGTTAAAGAAAAGGCGAAGAGTGAAAGTGTTATTGGAAGACTTTCAGACATCGAGGAGGTTGCAGAGTTCATATGCGGTCTTACAGAAATGGATAATGTATCAGGACAGATCTTTAATCTCGACAGCAGAATAATATAG
- a CDS encoding malic enzyme-like NAD(P)-binding protein, which translates to MEVAPSASYSLTIRVEIKNVPGMLGKLASAIGQVGGDIGAVDIVSVNKSTIIRDITVRARDENHGHEIVNAIKEVMDVKVIHVSDRTFLMHLGGKIEIRNKIPVKTRDDLTMVYTPGVARVCMAIRDDPGKAFNLTIKKNTVAIVTDGSAVLGLGDIGPEAALPVMEGKAMLFKEFGGIDAFPICLSTRDTDEIIRTIKYISPAFGAINLEDISSPRCFEIEERLKKEINIPVFHDDQHGTAVVVLAAMINALKVVKKKIEEIKVIVVGIGAAGVACTKMMMTAGVKNIIGLDRTGTIYLGRKENMNPVKEWYAANTNPSMVKGGIIEAAEGADLILGLSGPGVIPVDALKKMNKDPIVFAMANPVPEIMPEEAEPYVRIMATGRSDYSNQINNVLCFPGLFRGVLDSHAFEINDDMKLAAAYAIASVVTRGELHEDYIIPSVFNKKVVRSVANEVAKAAYKTGAARRRRRLFEIKI; encoded by the coding sequence ATGGAGGTAGCTCCAAGTGCAAGTTATAGTCTGACCATTAGGGTTGAGATAAAAAATGTCCCCGGAATGCTTGGTAAGCTTGCATCAGCAATAGGTCAGGTTGGTGGTGATATCGGTGCAGTAGATATAGTGAGTGTAAATAAATCCACGATAATCAGGGATATTACTGTAAGAGCGAGAGATGAGAATCACGGACATGAGATAGTAAATGCTATTAAAGAAGTTATGGATGTAAAGGTCATCCATGTCTCTGATCGTACCTTCCTTATGCACCTCGGAGGGAAGATAGAGATCAGGAATAAGATACCTGTAAAGACCAGAGATGACCTTACAATGGTCTATACACCTGGTGTAGCAAGGGTTTGTATGGCTATCCGTGATGACCCAGGAAAGGCATTTAACCTTACAATCAAGAAAAATACAGTAGCAATAGTTACGGATGGGAGTGCGGTGCTTGGACTCGGGGATATAGGACCTGAGGCTGCCCTTCCAGTTATGGAAGGGAAGGCAATGCTCTTTAAGGAATTTGGTGGGATAGATGCATTCCCTATATGCCTTTCCACAAGAGATACAGATGAGATAATCCGAACAATCAAATATATCTCACCGGCTTTTGGGGCCATAAACCTCGAAGACATATCTTCTCCACGATGCTTTGAGATTGAGGAACGCCTGAAAAAAGAAATTAACATACCAGTATTCCACGATGACCAGCATGGGACAGCAGTAGTTGTGCTTGCCGCTATGATAAATGCACTTAAGGTGGTAAAAAAGAAGATAGAAGAGATAAAGGTCATTGTGGTTGGTATAGGTGCTGCTGGTGTGGCATGCACAAAGATGATGATGACTGCAGGTGTAAAGAATATTATAGGGTTAGATCGCACAGGGACAATATATCTCGGTAGAAAAGAGAACATGAATCCAGTTAAAGAGTGGTATGCAGCGAATACAAATCCTTCTATGGTAAAAGGGGGAATCATAGAGGCTGCTGAGGGTGCGGACTTAATTCTTGGTCTCTCGGGGCCAGGTGTAATTCCTGTGGATGCACTCAAGAAAATGAATAAAGATCCCATCGTCTTTGCTATGGCAAATCCTGTTCCAGAGATTATGCCTGAGGAAGCAGAACCCTATGTGAGGATTATGGCTACAGGGAGATCCGACTATTCCAATCAGATAAACAATGTCCTCTGTTTCCCGGGACTCTTCAGGGGAGTACTTGATAGTCATGCATTTGAAATAAATGACGACATGAAACTTGCTGCTGCATATGCAATAGCCTCTGTAGTAACCAGAGGAGAACTACATGAGGATTACATTATACCAAGTGTATTTAACAAGAAGGTTGTTAGATCTGTAGCAAATGAGGTAGCAAAGGCAGCATACAAAACAGGTGCTGCAAGAAGACGCAGGAGACTATTTGAAATAAAGATATAA
- a CDS encoding AsnC family transcriptional regulator, whose translation MDIIDKKILNLIQTGFPIESRPYKIIGEKVGITEQDAFERINRLKENGTIRRIGATFDSRKLGFSSTLCAAKVTKNKIDNFIKVVNSYHGITHNYERDHKYNIWFTLIVSSKEEIESIIKEITEKTGVKNIRNMPAIRFFKVKVDLKV comes from the coding sequence GTGGACATTATAGATAAAAAGATTCTTAACCTGATACAGACAGGTTTCCCTATAGAATCCAGACCCTATAAAATAATCGGAGAAAAGGTTGGGATTACAGAGCAGGATGCCTTTGAAAGGATAAATAGACTGAAAGAGAATGGCACTATAAGACGGATAGGTGCAACATTTGACTCCAGAAAACTTGGTTTTTCAAGCACACTCTGCGCAGCAAAGGTTACCAAGAATAAGATCGATAATTTTATTAAGGTCGTCAATTCGTATCATGGTATTACCCACAACTATGAGCGTGACCATAAATACAATATATGGTTTACACTTATTGTATCATCAAAAGAAGAGATAGAGTCAATAATTAAAGAGATAACAGAGAAAACAGGTGTAAAAAACATCAGAAATATGCCTGCTATAAGGTTTTTCAAGGTGAAGGTAGATTTAAAAGTATAA
- a CDS encoding MTH1187 family thiamine-binding protein, with the protein MLAEFSIVPIGTGSSSIGDYLAAVLDIVDKSGLPYKVNPMGTVVEGTWDEIFALIKKCHNKTMRGAERAITTISIDDRKGKPNRLKKKVESIERRLGRELSK; encoded by the coding sequence ATGTTAGCAGAATTCAGTATTGTGCCAATAGGTACGGGGAGTAGCAGTATAGGCGACTACTTAGCCGCTGTACTCGATATTGTGGATAAGAGTGGACTCCCATATAAGGTCAATCCAATGGGAACTGTGGTTGAGGGCACATGGGATGAGATATTTGCCCTGATAAAGAAGTGTCATAATAAGACTATGCGGGGCGCAGAGCGTGCTATAACGACTATATCTATAGACGACAGGAAAGGTAAGCCAAACAGATTGAAGAAGAAAGTTGAATCCATTGAGCGGAGACTGGGAAGAGAACTGTCAAAATAA
- the fbp gene encoding fructose-1,6-bisphosphate aldolase/phosphatase produces the protein MKVTLSVIKADIGGYVGHSSIHPRLLEHANEKLSSAKEKHLLIDYHVTRCGDDLELIMTHDKGIDNQDVHKLAWNTFTSCTEVAKELKLYGAGQDMLKDAFSGNVKGMGPGVAEMEFEERRSEPVIVFMADKTSPGAWSLPLFKIFADPFNTAGLVIDPSMHDGFIFEVLDVKAGKKITLSCPEEMYNLLILLGATDRYMVKAIYRKTDGEIAAVASTQRLGLIAGKYIGKDDPVMIIRTQSGFPAVGEALEPFAFPHLVEGWMRGSHHGPLMPVAFYEANPSRFDGPPRVIAAGFQLTNGRLIGPRDMFDDPSFDEARHTVNIIADYMRRHGPFEPHRLSLDELEYTTFPQVMSKLEGRFKDDA, from the coding sequence ATGAAGGTCACACTCAGCGTAATAAAGGCAGATATAGGTGGTTATGTAGGGCATTCAAGTATCCATCCGAGGCTTCTCGAGCATGCAAATGAAAAGTTGTCATCAGCCAAAGAGAAACACTTGTTGATAGACTATCATGTAACACGATGTGGCGACGACCTTGAACTTATCATGACCCATGATAAAGGTATAGATAATCAGGATGTCCATAAGCTCGCATGGAATACATTCACATCGTGTACTGAAGTAGCAAAGGAATTGAAACTCTATGGTGCAGGGCAGGATATGCTTAAGGACGCATTCAGTGGTAATGTAAAGGGTATGGGTCCTGGTGTGGCTGAGATGGAATTTGAAGAAAGGAGAAGCGAACCTGTAATAGTCTTTATGGCGGACAAGACCTCACCAGGTGCATGGAGCCTTCCGCTCTTTAAGATATTTGCGGACCCATTCAATACAGCAGGTCTTGTTATAGACCCGAGCATGCACGATGGCTTTATATTTGAGGTTCTCGATGTAAAGGCTGGGAAAAAGATTACCCTCTCATGTCCTGAAGAGATGTATAACCTCCTTATCCTTCTTGGAGCAACAGACCGATATATGGTTAAGGCGATATATAGAAAAACAGATGGTGAGATTGCTGCAGTTGCATCCACACAGAGACTGGGACTTATAGCAGGGAAATATATAGGTAAGGATGACCCGGTGATGATTATAAGGACACAGAGTGGTTTCCCTGCTGTTGGTGAGGCGCTTGAGCCATTTGCATTTCCTCACCTTGTAGAAGGATGGATGAGGGGATCACATCATGGGCCCTTAATGCCTGTTGCATTCTATGAAGCTAACCCTTCAAGGTTTGATGGTCCCCCACGGGTAATAGCAGCAGGTTTTCAGCTAACAAATGGTAGACTAATAGGGCCTCGTGATATGTTTGACGACCCAAGTTTTGACGAGGCAAGACATACCGTTAATATTATAGCTGACTATATGCGCAGACACGGACCATTTGAACCTCACAGGTTGAGTCTCGATGAACTTGAATATACCACATTTCCCCAGGTGATGAGTA